Genomic DNA from Marinobacter sp. LV10MA510-1:
CTTTGCCGGCTTTGGTTTTTTTGCGTGACCAACGCTGTAAACGTGACTCAGTCATTAGTGAACTCTTGGCTTTTTAATGTGGGAGGGTGCGCGGAAAACGTCGCTCTGTTGGGGAATACGTGCATCGCCTTTGCCATCCTGGATGCCATCAACCCGGTGTTTGTCGCGACGGCGTTTCTTGAACGGCTCTTCGATGTAGTGCATCTGGATAAACTCGTCGATCCAGGCTGCAAGAGACTCGGGAATAGGCACGGCCTCGACGATGCTTTCACCACTTTCCAGGGAATCCAGAGCTTCGAAGGCACTCGCCGTGATGGTACTAACGAACCAGCCTGATGGGGACTGATTGCTTTCATCACGATCCATTATGATCCACACCGAAGGCACAGCCATATTCAGGGAAACGAGATAAGACTCCACATCGGCGCGAAATAATTCCATTGTGACCGTGCCAGCGTGGTAGTCGACCACCTCGCCGTCGCGTACCAACTCTTTCCAGAACGCCTCCGGTGCGCC
This window encodes:
- a CDS encoding DUF3305 domain-containing protein, producing the protein MNNRADNWKRELTVGALVRRTPGVTRWAREVWKPVAVIPGAPEAFWKELVRDGEVVDYHAGTVTMELFRADVESYLVSLNMAVPSVWIIMDRDESNQSPSGWFVSTITASAFEALDSLESGESIVEAVPIPESLAAWIDEFIQMHYIEEPFKKRRRDKHRVDGIQDGKGDARIPQQSDVFRAPSHIKKPRVH